In one window of Prevotella fusca JCM 17724 DNA:
- a CDS encoding NAD(P)H-dependent glycerol-3-phosphate dehydrogenase: MFDVGKIAIIGSGSWATAIAKIVVEHTHHIGWYFRRDEKIEEFKRRGHNPSYLTSVRFNMNEVVLSSDINKIVQEYDTLVFVTPSPYLKALLKKLKTKLSTKLIVTAIKGIVPDENLVCSEYFHEAYGVPYDNLAVIGGPSHAEEVAMERLTYLTVGCSDLEKARAFTEVLVSNYVKTKTSPDVLGIEYASVLKNVYAISAGICSGLKYGDNFQAVLMSNAMQEMDRFLNTINPIQRSIIDSVYLGDQLVTGYSKFSRNHTFGTMIGKGYSVKSAQIEMEMIAEGYFGTKCMKEINRRLHVNMPILDAVYNILYERISPQIEIKLLTDSFR, from the coding sequence ATGTTCGACGTTGGTAAAATAGCAATCATTGGAAGCGGTAGCTGGGCAACGGCTATCGCTAAGATTGTTGTGGAGCATACGCACCATATCGGTTGGTACTTCCGACGTGACGAAAAGATAGAGGAGTTCAAGCGCAGAGGACACAATCCTTCTTACCTTACAAGTGTGAGGTTTAATATGAATGAGGTGGTACTCTCTTCGGATATCAACAAGATTGTACAGGAGTATGATACTTTGGTGTTTGTAACTCCTTCTCCTTATCTGAAAGCCTTGCTGAAGAAACTGAAGACAAAGCTCAGTACAAAGCTGATAGTAACGGCTATCAAGGGTATTGTTCCTGATGAGAACCTCGTCTGTTCAGAGTATTTTCATGAGGCATACGGTGTTCCTTACGACAATCTTGCAGTTATTGGTGGACCGTCCCATGCGGAGGAAGTAGCGATGGAACGCCTCACCTATCTTACTGTAGGCTGTTCCGACCTTGAGAAGGCACGTGCCTTTACGGAGGTATTGGTATCAAACTATGTCAAGACCAAGACCTCGCCCGATGTTCTTGGAATTGAGTATGCTTCTGTTCTGAAGAATGTCTATGCCATATCGGCTGGTATTTGTTCTGGTTTGAAATATGGTGATAACTTCCAGGCAGTGCTGATGTCGAATGCAATGCAGGAAATGGACAGGTTTCTCAATACGATAAATCCAATTCAGCGTTCCATCATTGACAGCGTATATCTTGGTGACCAATTGGTGACGGGATACAGTAAGTTCTCTCGCAACCATACCTTCGGTACGATGATTGGTAAGGGTTACAGCGTCAAGTCGGCACAGATTGAGATGGAAATGATTGCTGAGGGATATTTCGGAACAAAGTGTATGAAGGAGATTAACCGTCGTCTGCACGTCAATATGCCTATCCTTGATGCTGTCTACAACATCCTTTATGAGCGTATCAGTCCACAAATAGAAATAAAATTATTAACAGATTCATTTAGATAA
- the lysS gene encoding lysine--tRNA ligase, with protein MNVLELSEQEIGRRQSLQELREMGIDPYPAAEFPTNAYSTDIKEQFKEDEQREVVIAGRMMGRRVMGKASFAELQDSKGRIQVYITRDDICPGEDKELYNKVFKKLLDIGDFIGVKGEVFKTQMGEISVHAKEITLLAKSLKPLPVVKYKDGEAYDKFEDPEQRYRQRYVDLVVNEGVKDTFLKRATVLRTMRQFFDEAGYTEVETPTLQSIAGGASARPFITHFNALNVDMYMRIATELYLKRLIVGGFEGVYEIGKNFRNEGMDRFHNPEFTCMELYVQYKDYNWMMSFTERLLEKICTEVNGKPEVQVGDKVISFKAPFRRLPILDAIKEKTGFDLNGKTEEEIRHIAVNELKLEEIDESFGKGKLIDEIFGEFCEGTYVQPTFITDYPVEMSPLTKMHRSKPGLTERFELMVNGKELANAYSELNDPIDQEERFLDQMHLADKGDDEAMIIDQDFLRSLQYGMPPTSGIGIGIDRLVMLMTGKEYIQEVLLFPQMKPEPKIPQSSVKEWAELGVAEDWVYVLRKAGFNLISDIRDEKAQGLQQKLGEINKKYKLGYEKPSVDDIQQWIDGAKEK; from the coding sequence ATGAACGTTTTAGAATTATCTGAGCAGGAGATTGGTCGCCGCCAAAGCCTGCAGGAATTGCGTGAGATGGGGATTGACCCCTATCCAGCAGCAGAGTTTCCAACGAATGCTTACTCTACTGATATCAAAGAGCAGTTCAAGGAGGACGAACAGCGTGAGGTTGTAATCGCTGGTCGTATGATGGGACGCCGTGTCATGGGCAAGGCTTCCTTCGCAGAATTACAGGATAGCAAGGGCAGAATCCAGGTTTATATCACTCGTGACGACATCTGTCCGGGTGAGGATAAAGAATTATATAACAAGGTGTTCAAGAAGTTGCTGGATATTGGTGACTTCATCGGAGTGAAGGGTGAAGTGTTCAAGACACAGATGGGAGAAATATCTGTGCATGCCAAAGAGATTACCCTCCTGGCAAAGAGCTTGAAGCCACTGCCAGTTGTTAAGTACAAGGACGGCGAGGCATACGACAAGTTTGAGGACCCGGAGCAGCGTTACCGTCAGCGTTATGTTGACCTCGTTGTGAACGAAGGTGTGAAAGATACTTTCTTGAAGCGTGCAACCGTATTGCGTACGATGCGCCAGTTCTTCGATGAGGCTGGTTATACTGAGGTTGAAACTCCCACCTTACAGAGTATTGCAGGTGGTGCGAGCGCACGTCCATTTATTACCCATTTCAATGCCCTCAACGTCGATATGTATATGCGTATCGCAACAGAACTTTATCTGAAGCGTCTGATCGTTGGTGGTTTCGAGGGTGTATATGAAATCGGCAAGAACTTCCGTAACGAGGGTATGGACCGTTTCCATAATCCAGAGTTTACTTGTATGGAACTTTATGTACAGTACAAGGACTACAACTGGATGATGTCTTTCACAGAGCGTCTGCTTGAGAAGATATGTACAGAGGTAAATGGCAAGCCGGAAGTACAGGTTGGTGACAAGGTTATCAGCTTCAAGGCTCCATTCCGTCGTCTGCCTATCCTCGATGCTATCAAGGAGAAGACAGGCTTCGATCTCAATGGAAAGACAGAGGAGGAAATCCGCCATATCGCCGTCAACGAGCTGAAGTTGGAAGAGATTGACGAAAGTTTCGGTAAGGGTAAGCTCATTGATGAAATCTTCGGTGAATTCTGTGAGGGAACATACGTTCAGCCAACCTTCATTACTGACTATCCTGTTGAGATGTCACCGCTGACAAAGATGCACCGTTCTAAGCCAGGACTGACAGAGCGTTTTGAGTTGATGGTGAACGGTAAGGAACTTGCAAATGCCTATTCAGAGCTGAATGACCCGATTGATCAGGAGGAGCGTTTCCTCGATCAGATGCACTTGGCAGACAAGGGTGACGATGAGGCGATGATAATCGATCAGGACTTCCTCCGCTCTTTGCAGTATGGTATGCCTCCAACTTCTGGTATCGGTATCGGTATTGACCGTCTGGTAATGCTGATGACTGGCAAGGAATACATCCAGGAAGTATTGCTCTTCCCACAGATGAAGCCAGAGCCAAAGATTCCGCAGTCTTCTGTCAAGGAATGGGCTGAGCTTGGTGTTGCTGAAGACTGGGTATATGTTCTGCGCAAGGCAGGCTTCAACCTCATCTCTGATATCAGAGACGAGAAGGCTCAAGGCTTGCAGCAGAAGCTCGGAGAAATCAACAAGAAGTACAAGCTCGGTTATGAGAAGCCCTCTGTCGACGATATTCAGCAGTGGATTGACGGAGCTAAGGAAAAGTAA
- a CDS encoding NgoPII family restriction endonuclease, with protein sequence MGNILTAITAIVGNSLDLSGNTPGQIQNRVNQMGAALEDYVKNAFADCIGKDQRTINSQRNSTFSYLGNNTNPPDAMLKDSDAIEIKKVESVKNTLQLNSSYPKNKLSSGNPKISVECKNCEEWNIKDMIYVVGHVRKSILHNIFFVYGDVYCDAHNVYEKVENTIKECVQTLEGVELSETKELGRVNKVDHLGISSLRVRGMWVIASPFKQFEYLYEDEDKEEKTSFRLIAVIPETKYNSFGNKSDFETFCMSHGVVVNDEDVPNPQNPAEMIKCKVIIYKVQ encoded by the coding sequence ATGGGAAATATTCTAACAGCTATAACAGCGATTGTGGGCAACTCCTTGGACCTCTCTGGAAATACTCCTGGGCAAATACAGAATAGGGTAAATCAGATGGGGGCAGCTCTTGAAGATTATGTGAAGAATGCCTTTGCCGATTGTATTGGGAAAGACCAAAGAACAATTAATTCTCAACGTAACTCTACATTCTCGTATTTAGGCAATAATACAAATCCTCCTGATGCGATGTTAAAGGATAGCGATGCTATAGAAATAAAGAAGGTAGAGTCTGTTAAAAACACCTTACAGCTTAATAGCAGCTATCCTAAAAATAAATTAAGTTCAGGTAATCCGAAAATTTCAGTAGAGTGTAAGAATTGCGAAGAATGGAATATAAAAGACATGATTTACGTTGTAGGACATGTTCGAAAATCCATTTTACATAATATATTCTTTGTATATGGAGATGTTTATTGCGATGCCCACAATGTTTATGAAAAGGTAGAGAATACTATAAAAGAGTGTGTTCAGACGTTGGAAGGTGTAGAGTTGTCTGAAACGAAAGAGCTTGGAAGGGTAAACAAGGTTGATCATCTTGGCATTTCAAGTCTCAGGGTAAGGGGTATGTGGGTTATAGCTTCACCTTTCAAGCAGTTTGAGTATTTGTATGAAGATGAGGATAAGGAGGAAAAAACTTCTTTCAGATTAATAGCTGTCATTCCCGAGACTAAGTATAACAGCTTTGGGAATAAGTCGGATTTTGAAACTTTCTGCATGAGTCATGGCGTTGTTGTCAACGATGAAGATGTGCCTAATCCTCAGAATCCAGCGGAAATGATTAAGTGTAAAGTAATAATATATAAGGTACAGTGA
- a CDS encoding DNA cytosine methyltransferase, translating into MNLISLFSGAGGLDKGFHNAGFRTVVANEFDPKICPTFKANFPDTKLIEGDIRNVKDGEFPKHVAGIIGGPPCQSWSEAGSLKGIDDARGQLFYEYIRILEAVQPLFFVAENVSGILAKRHSEAVNGFMKLFDKAGYDVNLKMINANDFDVPEDRDRVFFIGFRKDLNIHDYEYPIPCKHKPTLRECIWDLKDNAIPALEKNKTNGDKCAVPNHEYFTGAYSPIFLSRNRVRSWDEPGFTVQASGRQCQLHPQAPKMIKVEKNKQIFVPGKEELYRRMSVREVARVQTFPDDHIFLYTDVNMGYKMIGNAVPVNLAYHVAMSIRYILDKHGIAYGD; encoded by the coding sequence GTGAATTTAATAAGTTTGTTTTCTGGTGCCGGTGGTCTTGATAAGGGCTTTCACAATGCTGGTTTTAGGACTGTGGTTGCTAATGAGTTTGACCCGAAGATATGTCCAACTTTTAAGGCAAACTTCCCTGATACAAAGTTAATTGAGGGAGATATAAGGAATGTAAAGGACGGTGAGTTTCCTAAGCATGTTGCAGGAATCATCGGTGGTCCTCCCTGTCAGTCATGGAGTGAAGCTGGCAGTTTGAAAGGTATTGACGATGCACGTGGTCAGCTGTTTTATGAGTATATACGTATTTTGGAGGCTGTTCAACCCTTGTTCTTCGTTGCGGAAAATGTATCTGGTATACTTGCAAAGCGTCATTCGGAGGCGGTCAATGGCTTCATGAAACTTTTTGACAAGGCTGGTTACGATGTGAACTTGAAGATGATAAACGCCAATGATTTCGATGTTCCTGAGGATCGTGACCGTGTTTTCTTTATCGGTTTCCGTAAGGACTTGAATATCCATGATTATGAATATCCAATTCCATGTAAGCATAAACCAACGCTTCGTGAGTGTATTTGGGATCTCAAGGATAATGCGATTCCTGCACTTGAGAAGAATAAAACCAATGGCGACAAATGTGCCGTACCTAATCATGAATACTTTACTGGGGCTTATTCTCCGATATTTTTATCCCGGAACAGAGTCAGAAGTTGGGATGAACCTGGGTTTACTGTTCAGGCAAGCGGTCGTCAGTGCCAGTTACATCCCCAGGCTCCAAAGATGATAAAGGTTGAAAAGAATAAGCAGATATTTGTGCCTGGCAAAGAAGAACTGTATAGACGCATGTCGGTTCGTGAAGTTGCAAGGGTGCAGACGTTCCCGGATGACCACATTTTCTTATATACTGATGTCAATATGGGATATAAGATGATTGGTAATGCTGTTCCTGTAAACTTGGCTTACCATGTCGCAATGAGTATCAGATATATACTTGACAAGCATGGTATAGCTTATGGTGATTAG
- a CDS encoding TlpA disulfide reductase family protein, translated as MKHKTGRILAAGFAVVGLAALASCSGEQFHVTGSIANAKDSVLYFEHNGLDGFSTVDSVKLDEKGTFSFSGDRIDNPEFYRLRIAGQIINIGIDSTETVDVKATYPQMATDYTVNGSYENEKIKELALKQINLQARCQSILAERPDLADSIINVLMSDYKQDVSRNYIFKEPMRAYSYFALFQYIVIGNQAHLIFDPTKDLSDNKVFGAVATSWDTYYPGSERTQNLHNITIKGMKDERIVKAQNKPVELEAKEMGVVDLPLRDNRGAERHLTDFKGKVVLLNFHVFAVKGSTEYIMQMRDLYNKYHDRGLEIYMVSLDDNAHFWKEQVANLPWVNVYDDTGISQAYTAPAQALPIIYLIDRGNNIVKNPSQIKNLEEEIEKLL; from the coding sequence ATGAAGCATAAAACCGGAAGAATATTGGCGGCAGGATTTGCTGTTGTGGGGCTAGCTGCACTGGCAAGCTGTTCGGGTGAGCAGTTCCATGTGACAGGTTCTATTGCAAATGCCAAGGACTCGGTGCTCTATTTTGAGCATAACGGACTGGATGGGTTCTCGACTGTTGATTCGGTGAAACTCGATGAAAAAGGTACTTTCTCGTTCTCGGGTGACAGGATTGATAACCCTGAGTTCTATCGTCTGCGTATTGCCGGACAGATTATCAACATCGGTATTGACTCGACTGAGACGGTCGATGTGAAGGCTACCTACCCGCAGATGGCAACTGATTATACGGTGAACGGCTCCTATGAAAACGAGAAGATCAAGGAACTGGCACTGAAGCAGATTAACCTGCAGGCACGTTGCCAGTCAATCCTTGCGGAGCGTCCTGACCTTGCTGACTCCATAATCAATGTGTTGATGAGCGACTATAAGCAGGATGTGTCACGCAACTATATTTTCAAAGAGCCGATGCGTGCGTACAGTTACTTTGCTTTGTTCCAGTACATTGTTATCGGTAATCAGGCACATTTGATATTTGATCCGACCAAAGACCTGTCTGACAATAAGGTGTTCGGTGCTGTTGCTACAAGCTGGGATACTTATTATCCCGGTTCGGAACGTACACAGAACCTGCATAACATCACCATCAAGGGAATGAAGGACGAACGTATCGTGAAGGCACAGAACAAACCTGTGGAACTGGAGGCAAAGGAGATGGGGGTTGTTGACCTTCCGTTGCGTGACAACCGTGGTGCAGAACGTCATCTGACCGACTTCAAGGGAAAGGTTGTCCTGCTCAACTTCCACGTCTTTGCAGTCAAGGGCTCTACAGAGTATATCATGCAGATGCGTGACCTTTACAATAAGTATCACGACCGCGGACTGGAAATCTATATGGTTTCATTGGATGATAATGCCCACTTCTGGAAAGAACAGGTGGCTAATCTGCCTTGGGTCAATGTCTATGATGATACGGGGATCAGTCAGGCTTATACTGCTCCGGCACAGGCTTTACCTATCATTTACCTCATCGACCGTGGCAACAACATCGTGAAGAATCCTTCACAAATCAAGAATCTTGAGGAGGAAATAGAGAAACTGCTGTAG
- a CDS encoding DNA/RNA non-specific endonuclease produces the protein MKKNILTSLLLLLSIVATAQNKKQTITITTKLGDVHTYVVGETIDSTRVIEGVGIKVYLKGKKESEDYLFSQIAYTITEETTPTPTPNPSGKNANRNTDNDLRKNPEGWRLEFPRFYQGTNKTYEITHYTTEGTLGKLVNYSVEWDGTLKANRWSCYQMYSPITEKKVNRKDAFQQDPDIPSDVQPTLKDYKGSGFARGHLCPSGDRVYSTKQNEQTFYLSNMQPQIQGHNGGIWGKLESKVRVWSDKCDTLYVVKAATIDKDEYICNQADLKEMAQKEGKSKSLHFPCVIPKFFYMALLAYDKNTNTYRALGIWSPHYNGSQPEYITIKELQNRTGIDFFCNLDDDIEQAVEETVDHAFWQY, from the coding sequence ATGAAAAAGAACATTCTCACTTCACTGTTGTTGCTCCTTAGTATAGTAGCGACGGCACAAAACAAGAAACAGACAATTACCATTACTACTAAACTTGGTGATGTTCATACCTACGTCGTAGGTGAAACCATTGATAGTACCCGAGTCATTGAGGGTGTGGGTATCAAGGTTTATCTTAAAGGGAAAAAGGAATCGGAGGACTACCTCTTCTCGCAGATTGCTTACACAATTACAGAGGAAACCACCCCTACTCCAACTCCCAATCCATCAGGTAAGAACGCCAACCGCAACACGGATAATGACTTACGCAAGAACCCTGAGGGATGGCGTCTGGAGTTCCCACGGTTCTATCAAGGAACAAATAAAACCTACGAGATTACCCATTATACCACAGAGGGAACACTGGGGAAATTGGTTAACTACTCTGTAGAGTGGGACGGTACGCTAAAAGCTAACCGCTGGAGCTGCTACCAGATGTACAGTCCAATAACAGAGAAAAAAGTAAACAGAAAAGATGCTTTCCAACAGGATCCAGACATCCCGTCAGATGTACAACCCACCCTTAAAGATTACAAAGGTTCTGGATTCGCCCGTGGACATCTCTGCCCATCAGGTGACAGAGTCTACTCCACAAAACAGAATGAGCAAACATTCTACCTAAGTAATATGCAACCACAAATACAAGGACACAATGGAGGTATATGGGGAAAACTTGAAAGTAAGGTGCGTGTATGGAGTGACAAATGCGATACACTCTATGTTGTGAAGGCTGCAACCATTGATAAAGATGAGTATATATGCAATCAAGCTGATCTAAAAGAAATGGCACAGAAAGAGGGAAAGAGCAAGTCACTTCATTTCCCCTGTGTCATACCTAAATTCTTCTATATGGCACTGCTTGCCTACGACAAAAACACGAACACCTATCGTGCCCTCGGCATCTGGTCTCCTCACTACAATGGAAGCCAACCAGAATATATCACCATCAAGGAACTACAGAACCGTACAGGTATTGACTTCTTCTGTAACCTTGACGATGACATAGAGCAAGCCGTAGAAGAAACCGTAGACCACGCTTTCTGGCAGTATTAA